The Planctomycetota bacterium region GCGGCCCGAATCGGCGGCGTCGCAGCCTCACGCGGATTCTTGGACAGGCTCCTAGGTACAGGAGGGACGCTGCCATGACCCAACGCCAGATAGGCCAGACACTTCTGCGACTCGTCCAGGGCGACCTCACGATGCAGGATGTGGATGCCATCGTGAACGCCGCCAACCCCTCGCTGATGGGGGGCGGCGGGGTGGATGGCGCCATCCACAGGGCCGGCGGCCCAGCCATCAAGGACGAGTGCCGCGCCATCATCTCGCGCATCGGCCGCCTCGCCACCGGCAAGGCCGTGATCACCTCGGCAGGCCGCATGCCCGCCAGGCATGTCGTTCACACCGTCGGCCCCGTGTGGCACGGCGGCACCGCGAACGAGGATGAACTGCTGGCCGATGCCTACCGCAACAGCCTCCAGGTCGCCGCCGACAACGGCTGCCGCACCCTGGCCTTCCCGAGCATCAGCACGGGCGCCTACGGCTTCCCCACCGACCGCGCGGCACGGATCGCCCTGCAAACCATGGCCGACGCAATCCCCCACCATCGGTTCGATGAGGTGCGTGTCGTGCTCTTCCTGCCGGGCGACCTCGAGATCTACGCTGCCGCCCTCTCCCAGATCCCTTGAGTCCAGTGCCGGTTTATGCGCTTCTGCGACGTATTTATGATGCTGTAACAGCATGTACTGCTGCCAACAGCAAACAGACCCCATTGGCAACGTGCCGTCACGCCGTCCAGCGACCCTCTCCAGCCCTAAGTGTTTAGCATGAATAAGCCCATCAGGACACGGCGATCCTGGTGCGACTGCCGTTGGGCAGCCTGGGCCGGGTGCCGCGGCACCAGCGAGGGCCGCCCCATAACCCTCTATGCCGCAATGCCTTACGCTCTCCGGCCATTCCCATCCATACTTGCTCATCCCCCAGATGAGCAGATATGGCCGGAGCCGCGAGAATCGCCCATTCTCGCCCATCTACCCATGCTGTATCACTCTCCTCCTCACAGGGTTGATACAGCATGGGCAGGCGGCGCCCGTCAGCCGCTCGGTGCGGCCCTCCCGAGGAACCGCCAGGTTCGCCAGGAGCCGGCATGCCCACACCCAGCCCCGGGCCGGCCCAGCCGGGGTTGCCAAACCCAGAAGAGCCGCAAATCGCTAGAATACCCTCAGAGAGAGGCGGATTGGCCGCCGTGGTTCGACCAAAGGCCCATAACAGCACACGAGATATGGCGCCGTCAAAATATTTGCATACTGTCATAAATTATCCTTGACAATGCCATATAAGTTCGGATAATGGCGCTTCGCATGGAACGACGTTATGCTCGCGCGGGCCCCTTGGCCGACAGCGAGAGCGGATAGACGGGCATCCCCGTGCCCAGCCCGTGCGTCCTGGAGATCCCCGCGTGCGGTTCTTTGGACAGTTTGCCCAGCGCCTCGATGCCGAGCGTAGGGTGATGCTGCCCAAGGCGTTCCGCGCGGCCATCGGGGAATCCGACCTGGAGAGGGGCCTGATGCTGGCGCGGGGCCTCGATGGCTGCATCTGGCTCTTCACGATGGGCGCCTGGGAGGCGGCCGTGGCGGAGCTGGGCCAGCGCGTCTTCGCCAGCACCGAGGCGCGGATGCTCGAGCGCCTGTTCCTCGGCGGAGCCGTGGCGGTGAGCGTGGACAGGCTGGGCCGCATCCCCCTCCCCGAGGGCTTGTGCGCTCGGGCGGGCATCACCGGCGAGGTGTTGCTCATCGGGGCCGCCACGCGGGTGGAGATATGGGATCCCGCGCGCTGGCGGGCGCTGGAGAACGAGGCCTTGGGGCGATACGAGGAGCTGGCCGAGCGGCTCGCCTGAGCCGCCGGCCGCGGGCCAGGCCGCGTATCAAGCCGTCACCGGGGTGAAGGCCATGCCACCAGACGACCCAACGAAGCGCATCGTCTTCGCCGCCTCGCCCGAGCTCATGGCATCGCTCGAAGGCACGGCGGGTGAACTGGGCCTCAGCAAGATTGGGACGATCCGCCTCGCGGTCGCCATCCTCACCGAGATCGTGCAGCAGGCCAGCCGGGGCGGCCGGCTCATCCTGCGCGACCCCGAGGGCCGCGAGCGCGAGCTGTGGCTGCCGCAGATCGCTCCGCGGCGTCCCCCCTCCGCCGGCTGACCCCTCCCCTCAGTCCAGCCGCTTGAGCCAGAGGTCCTTGAACTGCACCTTCATGGGCGGGCCCTGGTGCACCTGGAGGCCCAGCACGCCCTCCGTCAGGCGCTTGGGGTCGTCGTCCTGGAGGTCGGCCATCACCACGCCGTTGATCGTCAGCACCACGCGGCCGCCGCGGCAGAGAATGCG contains the following coding sequences:
- a CDS encoding O-acetyl-ADP-ribose deacetylase, with amino-acid sequence MTQRQIGQTLLRLVQGDLTMQDVDAIVNAANPSLMGGGGVDGAIHRAGGPAIKDECRAIISRIGRLATGKAVITSAGRMPARHVVHTVGPVWHGGTANEDELLADAYRNSLQVAADNGCRTLAFPSISTGAYGFPTDRAARIALQTMADAIPHHRFDEVRVVLFLPGDLEIYAAALSQIP
- a CDS encoding division/cell wall cluster transcriptional repressor MraZ, with product MRFFGQFAQRLDAERRVMLPKAFRAAIGESDLERGLMLARGLDGCIWLFTMGAWEAAVAELGQRVFASTEARMLERLFLGGAVAVSVDRLGRIPLPEGLCARAGITGEVLLIGAATRVEIWDPARWRALENEALGRYEELAERLA